The Macrobrachium nipponense isolate FS-2020 chromosome 1, ASM1510439v2, whole genome shotgun sequence genome includes a window with the following:
- the LOC135220251 gene encoding uncharacterized protein LOC135220251 isoform X1, whose protein sequence is MTFLRSAFVVAIVMAVVCSSLALPGGLGYGLGGFGGGLGHGLGGGFGGVTVVRPVVSRVVTVSKGIGHGGFGGLGGFGGLGGFGGLGGVRYGGYGW, encoded by the exons ATGACCTTCCTTCGCTCAGCA TTTGTGGTCGCCATTGTTATGGCTGTGGTCTGCTCATCCCTGGCACTCCCTGGGGGATTAGGCTACGGATTAGGTGGATTCGGTGGAGGATTGGGCCATGGATTGGGTGGTGGATTTGGCGGAGTCACAGTAGTCCG ACCCGTGGTAAGCAGAGTTGTTACCGTTAGCAAGGGAATCGGACACGGTGGATTCGGAGGACTTGGAggatttggaggacttggaggatttggaggacttggaggagTGCGTTATGGTGGCTATGGATGGTAA
- the LOC135220253 gene encoding neuropeptide-like protein 31: protein MNFLRPVFVVAIVMAVVCSTLAMPGGLGYGLGGFGGGLGGFGGGLGYGGVTVVRPVVSRVVTVGGFGGLGGLGGFGGRYGGYGW from the exons ATGAACTTCCTTCGCCCAGTC TTTGTGGTGGCCATTGTTATGGCTGTGGTCTGCTCAACCCTCGCCATGCCTGGTGGATTGGGCTATGGATTAGGTGGATTCGGTGGAGGATTGGGCGGATTTGGTGGAGGATTAGGATATGGTGGAGTCACTGTAGTCCG ACCCGTAGTAAGCAGAGTCGTTACCGTTGGAGGATTCGGAGGccttggaggacttggaggattCGGAGGACGTTATGGTGGCTATGGATGGTAA
- the LOC135220249 gene encoding keratin, type II cytoskeletal 3-like, whose protein sequence is MNSLRSIFVVAIVLAVVCSTLAMPGGLGYGLGGLGGGLGHGFGGGLGHGLGGGFGSVTVVRPVVSKVVSVGGLGGFGGLGGFGGLGGYGGRYGGYGW, encoded by the exons ATGAACTCCCTTCGCTCAATC TTTGTGGTCGCCATTGTTTTGGCTGTGGTTTGCTCTACCTTGGCCATGCCTGGTGGATTAGGCTATGGATTAGGAGGATTGGGTGGAGGATTAGGCCATGGATTTGGTGGAGGATTAGGCCATGGACTGGGTGGTGGATTTGGCAGTGTCACTGTTGTCCG ACCTGTTGTAAGTAAAGTCGTTTCCGTCGGAGGACTTGGAGGATTCGGAGGACTTGGAggatttggaggacttggaggatATGGAGGACGTTACGGTGGTTATGGATGGTAA
- the LOC135220252 gene encoding keratin, type II cytoskeletal 3-like: protein MNSIRSIFVVAIVMAVVCSTLAMPGGLGYGLGGLGGGFGGLGGGYGGVTTIVRPVVSRVVTVSKGIGHGGFGGLGGFGGLGGLGGLGGLGGYGVRYGGYGW, encoded by the exons ATGAACTCCATTCGTTCAATC TTTGTGGTCGCCATTGTTATGGCTGTGGTCTGCTCTACCTTGGCCATGCCTGGTGGATTAGGCTATGGATTAGGCGGACTGGGTGGAGGATTTGGCGGATTGGGTGGAGGATATGGCGGAGTTACTACTATTGTCCG ACCCGTGGTAAGCAGAGTCGTTACCGTTAGCAAGGGAATCGGACACGGAGGATTCGGAGGACTTGGAGGATTTGGAGGTCTTGGAGGtcttggaggacttggaggacttggaggatATGGAGTTCGTTACGGTGGCTATGGATGGTAA
- the LOC135220250 gene encoding neuropeptide-like protein 31 has protein sequence MNSIRSIFVVAIVMAVVCSALAMPGGLGYGLGGLGGGFGGLGGGYGGVTTIVRPVVSRVVTVGHGGFGGLGGFGGLGGLGGYGGRYGGYGW, from the exons ATGAACTCCATTCGTTCAATC TTTGTGGTCGCCATTGTTATGGCTGTGGTCTGCTCTGCCTTGGCCATGCCTGGTGGATTAGGCTATGGATTAGGCGGACTGGGTGGAGGATTTGGCGGATTGGGTGGAGGATATGGCGGAGTTACTACGATTGTCCG TCCCGTGGTAAGCAGAGTCGTTACCGTCGGACACGGAGGATTCGGAGGCCTTGGTggatttggaggacttggaggacttggaggatATGGGGGACGTTATGGTGGCTATGGATGGTAA
- the LOC135220251 gene encoding keratin, type I cytoskeletal 14-like isoform X2 yields the protein MTFLRSAFVVAIVMAVVCSSLALPGGLGYGLGGFGGGLGHGLGGGFGGVTVVRDALALSNLSLIVFFRHLIDPW from the exons ATGACCTTCCTTCGCTCAGCA TTTGTGGTCGCCATTGTTATGGCTGTGGTCTGCTCATCCCTGGCACTCCCTGGGGGATTAGGCTACGGATTAGGTGGATTCGGTGGAGGATTGGGCCATGGATTGGGTGGTGGATTTGGCGGAGTCACAGTAGTCCG TGACGCATTAGCTTTATCAAACCTGAGTCTAATTGTCTTCTTCCGCCATCTCATAGACCCGTGGTAA